A window of Trichoderma atroviride chromosome 3, complete sequence contains these coding sequences:
- a CDS encoding uncharacterized protein (EggNog:ENOG41~MEROPS:MER0047718~SECRETED:SignalP(1-18)), whose translation MILLRSLFLPLVAVLVVGSSDKAGGALIIELDEKSTTLDAFTQSASAINYTVRRTFHTPGIFTGIAIDIPSGSDLDEAKSRLDVIPGVVGVADIIQYEVPRIKSRSVSPPSAGSSITRREDVSGDLGFTLQMGGVDKAHALGIKGQGISIGFIDTGVYYNHPALGGGFGSGKKIAGGYSFITDEGALVDSADPYSDCPQSDHATHVAGIIGMDPLQAPDGFPISGVAPEASLYAYRIFGCGLGGGAREGGTTDLVLQAMLKAFEEGVDIISMSLSINGGMTGELPSYDPVTATAQQIKNAGVAIIVAMGNDASGSLYANNLYIETFPGELSSVVAVASIANSNYPPGLYGNG comes from the exons ATGATTCTCTTGCGTTCACTGTTCCTTCCGCTAGTAGCCGTCCTTGTGGTAGGCTCCTCTGATAAAGCTGGCGGAGCTTTGATCATTGAACTGGATGAGAAATCAACCACTCTGGATGCTTTTACACAgagcgccagcgccatcaacTATACTGTTAGGCGTACGTTTCATACTCCCGGGATATTCACAGGCATCGCCATCGATATACCTAGCGGCAGTGACTTGGATGAAGCAAAATCACGCCTTGACGTAATACCTGGCGTCGTCGGCGTGGCCGATATTATTCAATATGAGGTCCCTCGGATAAAAAGCAGATCTGTATCTCCTCCAAGCGCTGGCTCGTCGATTACACGCCGTGAAGATGTCTCTGGAGATTTGGGATTCACTCTACAAATGGGTGGTGTTGACAAAGCTCACGCGCTAGGTATAAAGGGTCAGGGAATAAGTATCGGCTTCATTGATACTGGAGTTTATTACAATCACCCTGCTCTTGGCGGAGGCTTTGGAAGTGGGAAGAAAATTGCCGGCGGATACTCTTTTATTACGGATGAAGGGGCTTTGGTCGACAGCGCCGATCCATATTCTGATTGCCCTCAGTCAGACCATGCGACACACGTGGCAG GCATCATTGGGATGGACCCGTTACAGGCCCCCGATGGTTTCCCTATATCTGGCGTTGCCCCTGAGGCATCTCTATATGCTTATCGCATCTTCGGCTGCGGTTTAGGCGGGGGTGCTAGAGAAGGGGGCACTACCGATCTAGTCTTACAGGCAATGCTCAAAGCTTTTGAAGAAGGGGTCGACATTATCAGTATGTCCCTGTCAATCAATGGGGGAATGACTGGAGAGTTGCCATCGTATGACCCTGTGACAGCGACGGCGCAACAAATTAAGAATGCTGGCGTCGCTATTATTGTTGCCATGGGAAATGACGCATCAGGTTCATTATACGCAAACAACCTCTACA